CTCAGAACCAGCTTTAACTACTTTTGTAGCTTGCGGTCCTTTTGGTCCGTCTGTTATTTCAAACTCTACAGCTTCACCTTCTGCTAGACTCTTGTAGCCTTCGCCTTCGATAACACTGTAATGAACGAATACGTCTTTATCTACCTCATCGGACTGGATAAAACCGTATCCTTTAGAACTGTTAAACCATTTTACTGTACCCTGCATTAAATAAAGTCCTCCTAAGAAATCTACTTCAAAACCAATATCGCACTTTTTAATCAGTTTGTCAACAGATTCTTTTAGCATAGATTTGATAGCTAAATCACCTTGCGATAAGGTTATATCTTAAATTATTGTATTTTGAGTTCCCATAGTATATTTAACTAATGCAAAATTACAGAGATATTTTCCCTATTACGAAAGATTTTATCTACCTTGATCACGCTGGGGTATCCCCTGTTTCTCTAAGAGTTAAGAATTCAGTTGATGAGTTCCTTCAAAACGCAAGCGGACAAACCAAGATGGATTACAGTCTGTGGGGAGAAAGGATAGAACAGGTCAGGGCCTCGTGTGCCAAGCTTATAGG
This Thermodesulfobacteriota bacterium DNA region includes the following protein-coding sequences:
- a CDS encoding cold shock domain-containing protein, producing the protein MQGTVKWFNSSKGYGFIQSDEVDKDVFVHYSVIEGEGYKSLAEGEAVEFEITDGPKGPQATKVVKAGSE